Part of the Candidatus Zixiibacteriota bacterium genome is shown below.
TCAGGATTCGATGCTGGTCGCTTTCGACATGAGCCCGGATTTTGTTATGGTTACAGCGGCCTCTACCGATGAAGCCGGACAAATTGCCAAACGCGCTAAACAAACGTCATCGGTTAGCGCAGTTGAAAGCATTTCAAATTACTTGCCATCGACAAAGGAACAAGACAAGCGGATACCATCAGTCATTCAGCTTATAAATCAGCTTGAAAACGCTCATAGCGAGATGCCAATGAAAGTAATCGATGTTCCGCGTTTGATTGAGCAATTAGACCGCTTGGATATGAATATTTATGAGCTTGGGCAAATGGCGTTTATAGGCGGACAGGATAAAGTCGAAAATAAGTGCAGTCGGATTGCAGGCAATCCGGATGATGATTCCAGTGAAAGCATAATTCAAAAGCTTATAATGCAAATAAATCAAAATGGCGGCCAAGCGTTAAAGGGTTTAAACCTTTTTCAGAAGAAATATATACCCGTAATGCAGGCTATGGCGGTTAATATGGCGGACACCAGCAGGATAACATTGGAAAACCTTCCGGCAGATATTCGCAATCGATTTATTAATAAAGATAAAAATGAATTCCTTATTACTATCTTTCCCAAAGAACAGGTTTGGGATTTTGAGTTTTTGAAGCGTTTTAATGGTCAGATGCAGAGAATCAGCGAAAAAATTACCGGTATGCCTCCGTTAATGCTGCGATTATTCAAATTAGTCGGCAGGGATGGTAAAAATGCATGCATACTGGCTCTAATTATGGTCTTCCTTTTGCTCTGGCTCGATTTCCGCCGGATAAAGCTGGCAATGATTACAATGATACCGCTGATTGTTGGCGCTGTCTGGATGATAGGGTTATTATCGATGCTTGGATTGCCTCTTACCTATGTTAATATCATGGCTATACCGATGATTATCGGGATAGGTATCGATGACGGCGTACATTTGATGCATCGTTATCGCATCGAGGGCTGGTATCGAACTAAGGAGGTTTTAAGCAGCACCGGCAAGGCAATCCTTCTAACTTCGCTTACTACTATCGCCGGCTTTGGCTCATTGATGATTGCCAAATATAGAGGATTTGCAAGTCTTGGCTCATTGCTTGTTCTGGGTGTGGCCGCTTGTTTTATAACCTCGATACTGTTTTTGCCGGCGTTGGTGAATTTGTTGAAGAAGTCGAAATAGGCGGCCAACAGAACAACAGCCGCATAGAACAGTCTGACTGCAGGGACACTACGTGCTTGGCAGTAAGAGGGATTGTTGCTGCTTTGTTGGAAATTCTATAATGAGTTGAATTTTATCTAAACGTAACGCATAGGGGCGTCCGCCTGAGGCGGATACGCCCTCTTGTTGCCAAGCGGCGCCTGGTAACAAGAGGAATTTGCCGCTTTAGTCAACAATCTGGCAGAACTATGTTCTATCCATCCGGCAATTTTGCTCAGAGCCAAGAAATATATATGAATAAATCGTTGTAATCATGAATATAATCTCTTATTTTCCGATTGTAATCGGTAAGGAGCATTTGATGAAAATAAAGAGCGCTGCTATTATTCCCCATCTGAAAAACCATAAATTCCCATACATTTTAATATTTGCAGCGCTGTTATTCAGTATTCCCGTACTAATAGACTTGGTAAAAGATTGGCTATATGATGATAATTATTCCCATGGATTTTTAATAATACCGATTTCGATTTATTTATTCTACCGAAAAAGAAACGAGCTGATATTCCCCGCAAAACACTCAAACTTAGGAACTATTCTATTCGCAATTGGCTGTATCGGGACGATATTCGGCGCGGCCGCAGGTGAATATTTTACTGCCAGATGCTCGATGGTTTTAATCATCACCGGAATATCATTGTATTATCTTGGGCTAAGCAATTTCAAGAAAGTCTGGTTTGCCTTCTTCTTCTTACTGTTTATGATTCCCATACCGGCAATTATCTATTATTCGGCAACTCTGCCGATGCAGCTTTTTGCCAGTAAAGCTGCCAGCTTCATTTTACATATAATAGGTGTGCCCTCATTAAGGCAGGGCAATATTATTTACCTTCCCGAATATGCGCTTGAGGTTACCGAGGCTTGCAGCGGCCTTAGAAGTTTATCGACGCTTTTGGCGCTTGGCGCGCTTTATGGCAATCTTGCTTTGCCGGGAAAAGTCAGGCCGATTATCATATTTATTTCTGCTGTCCCTATCGCAATTGCAGGTAATGTTTTCAGATTGTTGTTTACCGCCATCGGCGCTTATGCCATAAGCACAGAACTTGCCGAGGATTTTCTGCATGAATTATCAGGGATGCTGGTGTTTGTTTTTGCTATGATTGTTTTATTAATTTTAGGAGCGCTATTAAAATGGCCCGGAAAACGTTCATAACATTTTTTACCGTACTGATGGCAGTATTTGTGTTTACTACAATATTGCGGTATTTTAAACCCGATAGTTCACATCCTGCCGATTTTGAAAGGTTTCCGATGCGGGCAGGCAACTGGATAGGGGAAAATGATGTCGTTCCTGATTTCCTTGTTGATGCTTTGAAACCAGATAATATTTTCTCGGCAACTTTCACCAGTAGAAACGGTCAGCAGATACAGTTATTCTTTGATTATTTCGCCGGCAAGAATTCCGCGCGGGGAGTACACTCGCCCCGAAATTGTATGCCGGGCTCCGGATGGGCTATTATAAATACGACAGAAAATACTATTAATCTGGGCAATAGGGTTATTCCCGCCAGTAGATTCGTCATACAGAACGCTCAAAACAGGCAATGTATGGATTTTTGGTATGTTACAAGATATGGGGATACCTCCAATGATTATGTTTTTAAATTTTATCTTATGTTAAGCTCGTTTACGTTTAGGCCAAACGATGTTGCCTTCATCCGTATTATAGGAATTGATACTCCTGACGGTCGAAAAGCGCTGGATGATTTTGAGCGGCAATTCATAGGCGAGATATATAAGAGCCTGCCATTTTAGATATGCTTTTTTCACTACTGTCCAGCCCTTTGGATAACATTATAATCGATGCTGCTCACGTGAAGGGGTTTGTTGAAAAAATCATTGCAGGGAGTCTTAGCTCTGATTATTTATAAAATCAATTTTGCTATTAGAAATAAACATTTAATTTCATCGACAATAATATAAACAATATCAGGAACTAATTGAGAATACTGGGTATTTTTGTGCTGTCGGAAGTTACTTCCGGCAGTTCTGGCAGAAGAATCAACCTTTCACGGGATCACTCCATCTTTTCAGCAGCATCACCACTTCCTTGCCCCCTTTTTCCCGTTTTTACCATTAGCCATGTAGATGATTGCGATATTCTTTTCTTTTCCTATATTTTTATGTAAAATAGTTTGTTTTTTATATTCAATTTATTAATATTCAAATTTACGGTGAAACCTGATTGTTAATAAATAATTTAACGGGTGGTTAGAAATGGCTAAGAAAGTGGCAGTTGTGGCGTTAGGCGGAAACGCAATTACCAGTAAAGACCGCGAGGATACAATACCGAATCAATTTATTAATACCGGCATAAGTTTAGATGGAATTATCAAACTAATCGAGGATGACTATAATTTAGCTGTAACTCATGGTAATGGTCCTCAGGTGGGCAACGCAGTTTTACGAGTAGAATTGGCTCGCGGAAAAGCCCCCGAACTGCCAATTTATATATGCGTCGCCGACCTTCAGGGCGGAATGGGTTATATGCTCGAGCAGGTATTAAGGAATAAGCTTAATCAAAACGGCATTCATAAAGATATTTCAACAATTATTACCCAAGTTATGGTAGATGAGAACGATAACGATTTCAAAGACCCCACTAAATTCATCGGTCAGTTTTATGAACCTGAAAAGGCTAAGCTGCTGCAAAGGGAATTTGGGTGGAAAATGAAGCCTTTCCCGGGAGATGGCAGATTAAGACGTGTAATCGCCTCGCCAAAACCGCTTCATATTGTCGAAAATAATATCATTAAACAGCTTGTTGATACTGGTATTATTGTTATTGCCTCAGGCGGTGGAGGGATACCGGTTATAAAAAGCCAGGGAGCATACAAGGGTATCGATGCCGTTATAGATAAAGACCGAGCGGCATCAGTAATGGCTAAAGATATAGGCGCTCAGCTGCTGATTATTTTGACATCTGTTGAAAAAGTATCCATAAATTACAGCAAGCCAAATCAGGAAAATCTTGATAATATGTCATTAGCTGAAGCTGAAAAGTTTTTAGCTGAGGGGCATTTTCCGCCCGGAAGCATGGGACCGAAAATCGAAGCCGCTATCGAATTTCTAAAAGCGGGCGGTGAAAAAGTTGTTATCAGTTCGATTGAGAAAGCTTATGAGGCTGTTAAGGGAAATGCCGGAACAACTATAACACACTGAGTCTATATAATTATTATTCTGAAAAATAGGCGAGGCAATATTGGGCTTACTTGAAAACCTGGCAAAAACCATAAATAGCAATGGCGGTAAAATATATACTGTAGGCGGCCCGGTACGAGATCAGCTTCTAAATATTGAAAACTCCAAAGATATCGATTTTATTGTTTGCGGAATCCTCTTATCTGACCTGAAAAAAATACTAAGACGTTTCGGTACTATTAACCTTGTCGGACAATCGTTTGGCGTAATAAAATTTAAGCCATTCAAATCTGAATCCGTTTACGACATTTCACTTCCGAGAAAAGAAAGCTCAACCGGCGCTGGCCATCGCGATTTTGATGTTGATTTCGATTATACCCTGCCAATTGAAAAAGACCTCAGCCGGCGCGATTTTACAATAAATGCTATGGCTAAGGAATTTCCCGGCGGTGAAATAATCGACCCGTTTGGGGGAAGAGATGATCTTGATAATAAAATACTAAGGATGGTTTTCGATTCCGGTTTCATTGATGACCCCTTGCGTATAATCCGAGGCATCCAGTTTGCCGCGCGGTTTAATCTTACGGTTGAGAGCAATACCTTAACGTCTATGATTAAACAAGTTAACCTAATTGAGACAGTATCTCCCGAACGAATTGCAGAGGAGTTGAATAAATTATTAGAGCTTGCTGAAAAACCGTCTATCGGATTTCGATTAATGAACCAAACCGGCTTGCTTGAACATATTCTGCCGGAACTTGCTCAAACAGTAGGAATTGACCAGCCCGGAGGCTACCATCGCTGGGATGTTTTTGAGCATACTCTTCATACAGTTGATGCTTTGCCTTTAGATTTGAAAGTGAGATTAGCCGGATTGTTCCATGATGTTGGAAAACCAGCCGCCAAACAGATAGTGGAAAACGGCGCAACATTTTATAATCACGATAAGCTTGGCGGCAGGCTGGCTGAGCAGGCGTTGAAAAGACTGCGTTATTCAAACGAAACTATAAAGCAGGTTTGCCTTCTTATAGACAAGCATATGTTTAGCGAAAATGCCGGTGATAAAGGAATTAGGCGATTGATTCATCGCGTGGGAACCGACCTGATTTTTGATTTAATAGAACTTCGCAGAGCTGATACAATTGCGCAGGGAATGGGACAAACAACTGACAGTATCGATGAATTCAAGCTAAAAGTCGAGGCCGAGCTGGCTAAATGCAGAGCCTTTGGACTAAAAGACTTAGCTGTTAATGGCACAGATCTGCAAAAACGGTTCGGGCTTTCGGAAGGACTCGTGATAGGGGAAATTTTAAATTACCTTTTAGAGCAAGTTCTCGATAATCCCGACTTTAACACTGTGGAAAAATTACTGCTTTTAAGCGCTGATTATTTAAATAAAAGGCCGCTTGACATTTAAGAGTTATTTATTTTAATTAGATTTCTAATTATGGAGGAAAAATGAAAATACACGAGTATCAGGCAAAAGAAATTTTCGGAAAATTTGGTATGCCGATACCTAAAGGCGAGGTAGTAGCTTCTCCGGCAGAGGCTCGCGAAATTGCCGTGCGGTATCAAAAACCGGTGATGGTTAAAGCGCAGGTTCACGTTGGCGGACGAGGCAAGGCGGGAGGCGTTAAATACTGCGCCGAACCGGATGATGCTTTCGAAGCCGCTCAGCAGATTTTGGGAATGGATATCAAAGGACTGATTGTTAAAAAAGTTCTTGTTAGTGAAGCAGTCAATATTGTAAATGAAGCTTATGTCGGTGCGATAGTCGACAGATCAACCAAACGAAATGTTATAATGGTTTCTCCCGCCGGAGGTATCGATATTGAGCAGGTTGCCGCCGAAACACCGGAAAAAATAATGAAACTTGGTGTTGACCCTTTAATGGGTTTGCGGCAATTTGAAGCTTTACAACTTGCACGTTTTATCTATCCTGATATTAAAATTGCCCGCAAGGCGGCTGCAATTATCAGGAAATTGTACAACTCTTTTGTGCACAGCGACGCTTCCTTAGCGGAAATAAACCCGCTTATTCTCGACAATGAGAACAATCTTATCGCTATAGACGCAAAAATGAACCTCGATGATAATGGCCTTTTCAAGCATCCCGATTTTGAGGATTTAAGGGACCTCGACGCTGAGGATTCGGATGAAATCGAAGCCAAACGCGCCGACCTGTCGTTTGTAAAACTCGAGGGAAACATCGGCTGCTGTGTCAATGGCGCCGGCTTAGCAATGGCTACTATGGACCTTGTGAAATACTTTGGCGGTCAACCGGCAAACTTCCTCGATATCGGCGGCTCATCATCCCCAGAGAAAGTAGTGGCGGCATTGCGTATTATTCTCAGAGACCCGAATGTGGGTGTCATCCTATTTAATATCTTCGGCGGCATTACCCGCTGCGATGATGTTGCCAATGGCATCATCGAAGCGTTAGATAAACTCGATGTACGGGTTCCCATAGTTGTCCGTCTTACCGGAACCAATGAAGATATCGCTAAAGGGATTTTGGAAAAACATGACTTGAAAGCTACTAATTCAATGGATGACGTTGTTAAAATGGCAATAAAGGAAGTTGCTCCGGTAGCTTGACGAGATAGATGGTTTATTGATCGTGTTTATTAATTATTTAAAAATGGAAAAACTTTTACGGTTAAGATAAAAAAAGAAGAGGCGTTATGGCAATTTTTATTGATAATAAAACCAAGGTGATTGTGCAGGGTATTACCGGCCGCGACGGTTCGTTTCATACCCGGCAGATGATAGATTACGGCACTAAAGTTGTTGGGGGCGTTACCCCCGGCAAGGGCGGCTCCGAGATTTTTGGCGTGCGCATTTTCGATACGATGACAGAAGCGGTTAAAAAAACAAAAGCCAACACATCCATGATATTAGTACCGCCGCCTTTTGCGGTTGATGCTATTTATGAGGCGATTGAATCGGGCGTATCTCTTGTTGTCTGCATCACAGAGGGCGTGCCAACAATAGACATGACAGGCGTTTACAATTATGCCCGGATGAAAGGCGTACGGCTAATGGGTCCGAATTGTCCCGGATTGATTTCCCCCGGCGCCTCGAAAGTCGGCATCCTGCCGGCTCATATTTTCAAGAAAGGCAATATTGGCGTAGTTTCGCGCTCCGGCACCCTCACTTATGAAGTCGTCTATAATCTTACTCAAAAGGGTCTTGGCCAATCGACCACAATAGGTATTGGCGGCGACCCGATAATAGGCACCAATTTCATCGATTGCCTTGAGGCTTTCGAGAATGACCCCCAGACCAAAGGCATAGTGATGATTGGCGAGATAGGCGGCTCTGATGAGGAGATGGCAGCTGAGTATATTAAGAAGAACGTTACCAAGCCGGTTGTCGGTTTCATAGCCGGACAAACTGCTCCTCCCGGCAAACGCATGGGGCATGCCGGCGCTATTATCTCCGGTTCATCCGGTTTAGCCGCTGACAAAATCAAGGCTTTAAATGCTGTCGGCATACCAGTAGCGGAAATTCCCTCTCAAATCGCTGATTTAATGATAGAAAAACTTGCTGAATACAAAAAGAAGATGGCCAAGAAAAAAGCAGCTAAAAAAACCGCTAAAAAGGCTGTCAGGAAAACTGCGAAAAAGAAAACAGTAAAAAAAGCCGCCAAGAAAAAAACATCAGTAAAGAAAACAGCTAAGAAAAAGGTAGTTAAAAAAACTGCTAAGAAAAAAGTTATAAAGAAAAAAGCAGCTAAGAAAAAAGCGGTTAAGAAAACTGCCAAAAAAAGATAAGGTGACAGATAACTAAAATGGCTGAAAAAACAATAACAAAGAAGCGATACAAACAAAGACCCGACCCTATTGTTATTTATAAGAAATGGTGTAAGGCCTGCGGAATATGTATAGAACTTTGTCCACAAGATGTGTTTGACACGGATAGAGACGGGTATCCCATAATCGCGCGCGGTCTCGATTGTACACAGTGCGCAATATGCTGGATTCATTGCCCCGATTTTGCCATCACCTCTAACGAGAAATGAGTATGATTATGGATGATATTTCAGGCCCAAAACTTATTCAGGGTAATCAGGCATGCGCTCTTGGAGCTATTGCGGCTGGCTGCCGGTTCTTCGCCGGCTATCCGATTACGCCATCAACCGAGGTTGCCGAGGTTATGGCTCTCGAACTGCCGAAATATAAGGGAAGGTTTATCCAAATGGAGGATGAAATCGCCTCGATATCGGCGATTATCGGCGCTTCTATTGCCGGCACCAAATCATTGACCGCAACATCCGGTCCCGGGTTTTCACTTATGCAGGAGGGTATCGGATATGCCGCCATGACGGAAGTTCCCTGTGTTATAGTTAATGCTATGCGCGGAGGTCCCTCAACCGGTTTGCCGACAAAGGTTTCCCAAGCTGATGTTATGCAGTCTAATTGGGGTTCGCATGGTGATTATTATCCAATAGTCCTTTGTCCGACAACAGTAAAAGATTGCTTTTTCATAATGATTAAGGCTTTTAATCTTGCCGAAAAATACAGAACCCCGGTGATAGTATTATCCGATGAAGTAATCGGGCATATGAGGGAGATGATAGTTTTACCTGATCCATCCACTATTGAGAAAGTTGAGCGGGTAAGACCTAATGTTCCGCCCGAATGGTACAAGCATTTTCAAATCACTCCCGACTATACTTCTCCGATGGCAAGCTTTGGAGAGGGCTACAGATTCCACCTTACCGGCTTAACTCATGACGAAGATGGATTGCCGACAGCCGATAACGAAAAAATTGAAGCAAAACTTGATAAGCTGAAAAAGAAAATCGAACGGCATGGGGATGATATTATAGAGGTAAAGGAATTCAAGCTTGATGATGCCCGCGTGGTAATTATCGCTTATGGTTCGGTGGCTATGGCTGCCAAGCAGGCGGTTATGATTGCCCGTAAAAAACGTTTTAAGGCCGGATTATTTCAACCTGTAACACTTTGGCCATTCCCTGATGAAAAGCTGAAGCCAGTTCTTAGAAGAGCTGATTTGGTTGTTGTTGCCGAGCTAAATCAGGGACAGATTATTGGCGAGGTTAAAAGGAATTGCAGTGACCATACTAAGATAGTAGGGCTAAACAGGTATGATGGGGAATTGATAACTCCCGAACAGATTATTCAAAGAATTAAAGAGGTACACTGAAAATGCAAAAATCGAATGTTACTCATCAATATCTCAGGCAAAAAATGCAATTTCCTAATGTTTGGTGTCCCGGCTGCGGTATTGGCATTGTGCTTGGCGCATTTATCAGAGCTGTAGATCGGCTTGGTATTCCAAAAGATGACATGGTTTTAGTTTCCGGTATCGGCTGTACCGCGCGCATACCGGCGTATGTCGATTTTAATACGCTGCACACGACTCATGGCAGAGCAATTGCTTTTGCTACCGGTGTAAAGTTGGGTAATCCAAGATTGAAAGTGGTAATAATTTCAGGCGATGGCGACTTGCTGGCTATCGGCGGCAACCATTTTATTCACGCCTGCCGCCGCAATATCGATATAACCGTTATTTTGGTAAACAATTATATTTATGGCATGACCGGCGGGCAATATTCACCGGCTACACCGCTTGGCAAAAAAGCCTCAACTGCGCCGTATTTAACTATTGAACCGCCTTTCGATATTTGCAATCTGGCTATAAGTTCGGGAGCATCGTATGTTGCCAGAAGCACTGTTTATCATGCTGCCCCGCTTTCCAATCTAATCGAAAAAGCGCTTGCCAAAAAAGGCTTCTCGGTGGTTGAGGCAATATCAAACTGTCAAACCCAGTATGGCCGGTTAAACAAAGAGGGAACGGCTGTAAAAATGATATTAGACATGAAAGAACGTGCTGTTCCTATATCGAAAGCCAAGAAACTGACCCCTGAAGAAATGGAAGGGAAATATGCTATTGGTACTTTGCACGACATTGAAAGACCCGGATATGTTGAGCAGTACCAGAAATTGATTGACAGATTTAATCCTCC
Proteins encoded:
- a CDS encoding exosortase/archaeosortase family protein, whose translation is MKIKSAAIIPHLKNHKFPYILIFAALLFSIPVLIDLVKDWLYDDNYSHGFLIIPISIYLFYRKRNELIFPAKHSNLGTILFAIGCIGTIFGAAAGEYFTARCSMVLIITGISLYYLGLSNFKKVWFAFFFLLFMIPIPAIIYYSATLPMQLFASKAASFILHIIGVPSLRQGNIIYLPEYALEVTEACSGLRSLSTLLALGALYGNLALPGKVRPIIIFISAVPIAIAGNVFRLLFTAIGAYAISTELAEDFLHELSGMLVFVFAMIVLLILGALLKWPGKRS
- a CDS encoding EpsI family protein — encoded protein: MARKTFITFFTVLMAVFVFTTILRYFKPDSSHPADFERFPMRAGNWIGENDVVPDFLVDALKPDNIFSATFTSRNGQQIQLFFDYFAGKNSARGVHSPRNCMPGSGWAIINTTENTINLGNRVIPASRFVIQNAQNRQCMDFWYVTRYGDTSNDYVFKFYLMLSSFTFRPNDVAFIRIIGIDTPDGRKALDDFERQFIGEIYKSLPF
- a CDS encoding carbamate kinase, with the protein product MAKKVAVVALGGNAITSKDREDTIPNQFINTGISLDGIIKLIEDDYNLAVTHGNGPQVGNAVLRVELARGKAPELPIYICVADLQGGMGYMLEQVLRNKLNQNGIHKDISTIITQVMVDENDNDFKDPTKFIGQFYEPEKAKLLQREFGWKMKPFPGDGRLRRVIASPKPLHIVENNIIKQLVDTGIIVIASGGGGIPVIKSQGAYKGIDAVIDKDRAASVMAKDIGAQLLIILTSVEKVSINYSKPNQENLDNMSLAEAEKFLAEGHFPPGSMGPKIEAAIEFLKAGGEKVVISSIEKAYEAVKGNAGTTITH
- a CDS encoding HD domain-containing protein — translated: MGLLENLAKTINSNGGKIYTVGGPVRDQLLNIENSKDIDFIVCGILLSDLKKILRRFGTINLVGQSFGVIKFKPFKSESVYDISLPRKESSTGAGHRDFDVDFDYTLPIEKDLSRRDFTINAMAKEFPGGEIIDPFGGRDDLDNKILRMVFDSGFIDDPLRIIRGIQFAARFNLTVESNTLTSMIKQVNLIETVSPERIAEELNKLLELAEKPSIGFRLMNQTGLLEHILPELAQTVGIDQPGGYHRWDVFEHTLHTVDALPLDLKVRLAGLFHDVGKPAAKQIVENGATFYNHDKLGGRLAEQALKRLRYSNETIKQVCLLIDKHMFSENAGDKGIRRLIHRVGTDLIFDLIELRRADTIAQGMGQTTDSIDEFKLKVEAELAKCRAFGLKDLAVNGTDLQKRFGLSEGLVIGEILNYLLEQVLDNPDFNTVEKLLLLSADYLNKRPLDI
- the sucC gene encoding ADP-forming succinate--CoA ligase subunit beta; translated protein: MKIHEYQAKEIFGKFGMPIPKGEVVASPAEAREIAVRYQKPVMVKAQVHVGGRGKAGGVKYCAEPDDAFEAAQQILGMDIKGLIVKKVLVSEAVNIVNEAYVGAIVDRSTKRNVIMVSPAGGIDIEQVAAETPEKIMKLGVDPLMGLRQFEALQLARFIYPDIKIARKAAAIIRKLYNSFVHSDASLAEINPLILDNENNLIAIDAKMNLDDNGLFKHPDFEDLRDLDAEDSDEIEAKRADLSFVKLEGNIGCCVNGAGLAMATMDLVKYFGGQPANFLDIGGSSSPEKVVAALRIILRDPNVGVILFNIFGGITRCDDVANGIIEALDKLDVRVPIVVRLTGTNEDIAKGILEKHDLKATNSMDDVVKMAIKEVAPVA
- the sucD gene encoding succinate--CoA ligase subunit alpha; this translates as MAIFIDNKTKVIVQGITGRDGSFHTRQMIDYGTKVVGGVTPGKGGSEIFGVRIFDTMTEAVKKTKANTSMILVPPPFAVDAIYEAIESGVSLVVCITEGVPTIDMTGVYNYARMKGVRLMGPNCPGLISPGASKVGILPAHIFKKGNIGVVSRSGTLTYEVVYNLTQKGLGQSTTIGIGGDPIIGTNFIDCLEAFENDPQTKGIVMIGEIGGSDEEMAAEYIKKNVTKPVVGFIAGQTAPPGKRMGHAGAIISGSSGLAADKIKALNAVGIPVAEIPSQIADLMIEKLAEYKKKMAKKKAAKKTAKKAVRKTAKKKTVKKAAKKKTSVKKTAKKKVVKKTAKKKVIKKKAAKKKAVKKTAKKR
- a CDS encoding 4Fe-4S binding protein, which produces MAEKTITKKRYKQRPDPIVIYKKWCKACGICIELCPQDVFDTDRDGYPIIARGLDCTQCAICWIHCPDFAITSNEK
- a CDS encoding 2-oxoacid:acceptor oxidoreductase subunit alpha, which gives rise to MDDISGPKLIQGNQACALGAIAAGCRFFAGYPITPSTEVAEVMALELPKYKGRFIQMEDEIASISAIIGASIAGTKSLTATSGPGFSLMQEGIGYAAMTEVPCVIVNAMRGGPSTGLPTKVSQADVMQSNWGSHGDYYPIVLCPTTVKDCFFIMIKAFNLAEKYRTPVIVLSDEVIGHMREMIVLPDPSTIEKVERVRPNVPPEWYKHFQITPDYTSPMASFGEGYRFHLTGLTHDEDGLPTADNEKIEAKLDKLKKKIERHGDDIIEVKEFKLDDARVVIIAYGSVAMAAKQAVMIARKKRFKAGLFQPVTLWPFPDEKLKPVLRRADLVVVAELNQGQIIGEVKRNCSDHTKIVGLNRYDGELITPEQIIQRIKEVH
- a CDS encoding 2-oxoacid:ferredoxin oxidoreductase subunit beta; translation: MQKSNVTHQYLRQKMQFPNVWCPGCGIGIVLGAFIRAVDRLGIPKDDMVLVSGIGCTARIPAYVDFNTLHTTHGRAIAFATGVKLGNPRLKVVIISGDGDLLAIGGNHFIHACRRNIDITVILVNNYIYGMTGGQYSPATPLGKKASTAPYLTIEPPFDICNLAISSGASYVARSTVYHAAPLSNLIEKALAKKGFSVVEAISNCQTQYGRLNKEGTAVKMILDMKERAVPISKAKKLTPEEMEGKYAIGTLHDIERPGYVEQYQKLIDRFNPPEIKPVEDDNNNSENK